One genomic region from Leptospira stimsonii encodes:
- a CDS encoding LA_3334 family protein — protein sequence MKILRYVIVSLIFLTTPLLSSELLLKSGDAFLVDEINESADSVSLRWKGRLYRIPKSEIQRIDYSRKGPESSFQYSEFQLTDGSSVRGIIVERKKDRITFKTELGFVEIEKAKIQNSNSKSLESENESPDLPDKYLSGRSGENQLFVGGSFFAQANHGAWFHTNPATGGAGLFIEKGFLNRPLWFFGFLSEYSIAPSTTQGSVSLWNQSFYLGKQFGSSAPYFLFGGGITAIQWKSDSRSVNGTDPELLSEVGWAWDLNNGSRLRLGVRSQCTIESGDSLCRTGLRISWGLLL from the coding sequence GTGAAAATACTTAGATACGTTATTGTCTCTTTAATATTCTTAACAACTCCCCTACTCTCTTCCGAACTCCTTCTCAAATCAGGTGATGCGTTCTTAGTAGATGAGATCAATGAAAGCGCGGATAGCGTTAGTCTTCGTTGGAAAGGAAGACTGTATCGGATTCCAAAGTCGGAGATTCAAAGAATCGATTACTCAAGGAAAGGACCGGAATCTTCTTTTCAATATTCGGAGTTTCAACTTACCGACGGAAGTTCAGTCCGAGGGATCATCGTAGAGCGGAAAAAAGACAGAATTACTTTTAAAACCGAATTAGGTTTCGTTGAAATTGAGAAAGCGAAGATTCAAAATTCAAATTCCAAATCTTTAGAATCTGAGAACGAAAGTCCAGACTTGCCGGACAAATATCTTTCCGGTCGATCGGGAGAAAATCAACTCTTTGTGGGTGGAAGTTTCTTTGCTCAAGCAAACCACGGAGCTTGGTTTCATACAAATCCAGCAACCGGCGGAGCCGGACTCTTTATTGAGAAAGGATTCTTAAACCGCCCTCTTTGGTTTTTTGGATTTCTTTCAGAATATTCAATCGCTCCTTCTACAACCCAAGGATCTGTGAGTCTTTGGAATCAATCCTTCTATCTCGGAAAACAATTTGGATCATCGGCTCCTTACTTCTTGTTCGGTGGTGGGATCACGGCAATCCAGTGGAAGAGCGATTCCAGATCCGTAAACGGAACCGATCCGGAATTGTTAAGCGAAGTCGGTTGGGCCTGGGATTTGAACAATGGATCACGTTTGAGGCTGGGAGTTCGCTCACAATGCACGATCGAATCCGGGGATTCCCTTTGTAGAACCGGTTTAAGAATTTCTTGGGGTCTTTTGTTATGA
- a CDS encoding Spo0J and HipB domain-containing protein, translating to MVGHEDSPLVSQIPLDRIRFHPKNPELFKTKSETYIKNLAIDISRFGLHEPISVRYLEDQNIFLCLSGENRIKAVKLLGWTTISGYVVSPKNELSYMISRNVRRRHFGHQDRILILQAYCPDFFTGSKITIRRLETISDETGIPTSTLKADLKKIRTGSSKEVTLEELRSLWEKKKIRGLRVSISDLSDGNFLLQVNGKNLNYEWKGKFKDVIRDSAEAARSKSFNKNFKFENSELASRIRELRKDARMTQFELAQALGYSQSYIAELEGGKWECSISLFEEIAILCEERMK from the coding sequence ATCGTTGGACATGAAGATTCACCCTTAGTCTCACAAATTCCTTTGGATAGAATTCGGTTTCATCCAAAAAACCCAGAACTCTTTAAAACAAAGTCCGAAACATACATCAAGAATCTCGCTATAGACATATCGAGGTTTGGTTTGCATGAACCCATTTCAGTTCGTTATCTTGAAGATCAGAACATCTTTCTTTGTTTGTCCGGTGAGAACAGGATAAAAGCAGTAAAACTTCTCGGATGGACGACTATTTCCGGATACGTAGTTTCCCCAAAGAACGAACTTTCCTATATGATTTCTCGAAATGTAAGAAGGCGTCATTTCGGTCATCAAGATAGAATTCTTATATTGCAAGCGTATTGTCCTGACTTTTTTACAGGTTCAAAAATAACAATTCGTAGACTCGAAACGATTTCCGATGAAACGGGAATTCCGACCTCGACCCTTAAAGCAGATCTAAAAAAGATACGAACTGGAAGCAGTAAAGAAGTAACACTGGAGGAACTCAGGAGTCTTTGGGAGAAAAAAAAGATACGCGGACTTCGAGTCAGTATCTCCGACCTCTCGGATGGAAATTTCCTTCTTCAAGTAAACGGAAAAAATCTCAATTATGAATGGAAGGGCAAATTTAAAGACGTGATTCGGGATTCTGCCGAAGCGGCAAGGTCAAAGTCATTTAATAAGAATTTCAAATTTGAGAATTCCGAGTTAGCCTCTCGGATTCGTGAATTACGTAAGGACGCGAGAATGACTCAGTTTGAACTCGCGCAAGCATTAGGTTATTCACAATCCTATATTGCGGAACTTGAGGGCGGCAAGTGGGAGTGTTCGATTTCCTTGTTCGAAGAGATAGCAATACTTTGTGAGGAAAGAATGAAATGA
- a CDS encoding PBSX family phage terminase large subunit, protein MDPAKVKTETIQRSKYFSPKQSLALSEDWSNHFIQEICYDGGARSGKTYLIIKAIISRAWISAGSRHLIARYRLNHLRMSVWRQTLLPCLKEMGFVRDRDYSINESDHVITFTNGAEIYGAGLDDSDRVEKIMGTEFNTIFLNEATQISYPTFQKIKTRLSYVREELTNKLIVDCNPRNRFHWIYKYFVLRQDPETGEALSSKRQSRMSRRHWTPLDNPFISDEYKQMLSELTGVERDRLYLGLWIDVEGLVYPMFESAIVEPFKIPDTWDCAGAVDFGYTNPFVFLWLYFDKANETWYLADEHYLTEHTVRRHCELIGDRRKPNLWIVADHDAEDRATMAECGYATFAADKDVSTGIQALIKLLESTIGVKLRIFRSCVHTIEEFSIYSWEPQKDGKNAKEIPIRNHDHAMDALRYLALKIIGGKRDIITRSYSKVKKELENRPMSASDIRNKRLERFGIDPNKFSKS, encoded by the coding sequence ATAGATCCAGCAAAAGTCAAAACGGAGACAATTCAAAGAAGTAAATATTTCTCACCGAAACAGTCCTTAGCTCTTAGCGAAGATTGGAGCAATCATTTTATTCAAGAGATATGCTACGACGGCGGTGCTCGTAGTGGTAAAACCTACCTAATCATAAAGGCAATAATTTCGCGGGCTTGGATCTCTGCGGGATCAAGACACTTAATAGCAAGATACAGACTCAATCATCTTCGTATGAGTGTTTGGAGGCAGACCCTACTTCCATGCCTCAAAGAGATGGGTTTTGTTAGAGATCGAGACTATTCAATCAATGAAAGCGACCACGTAATTACATTTACAAACGGAGCTGAGATCTACGGAGCCGGTCTTGATGATTCCGATCGTGTTGAAAAGATTATGGGGACAGAGTTCAATACCATTTTCTTAAACGAAGCGACTCAAATCTCTTATCCCACGTTTCAAAAAATAAAAACAAGGCTCTCGTATGTAAGAGAAGAACTAACTAACAAACTCATAGTCGATTGTAACCCGAGGAATCGATTCCACTGGATATACAAATACTTTGTTCTTAGACAAGATCCGGAAACGGGAGAGGCTCTCTCTTCCAAAAGACAAAGTAGAATGTCCCGTCGTCACTGGACACCTCTCGATAATCCTTTTATCTCTGATGAATACAAACAAATGCTTTCGGAGCTTACGGGTGTCGAACGGGACCGTTTGTATCTGGGGCTGTGGATAGACGTTGAAGGACTTGTTTATCCGATGTTTGAATCGGCGATTGTCGAGCCATTCAAAATTCCTGACACCTGGGACTGTGCGGGTGCGGTTGACTTTGGATACACAAATCCATTTGTTTTCCTGTGGCTCTATTTCGACAAGGCAAACGAAACCTGGTATTTAGCAGATGAACACTATCTCACGGAGCATACGGTAAGAAGACACTGCGAACTCATAGGAGATAGAAGAAAACCAAATCTTTGGATTGTTGCCGATCATGATGCGGAAGATCGCGCAACTATGGCGGAATGCGGATATGCAACATTTGCGGCCGATAAAGATGTTTCTACCGGAATTCAGGCTTTAATAAAACTCCTTGAGTCTACAATAGGGGTTAAACTAAGAATTTTCCGATCCTGTGTTCATACCATCGAGGAATTTTCAATTTATTCTTGGGAGCCTCAAAAAGATGGAAAAAACGCAAAAGAGATTCCGATTAGAAATCATGATCACGCAATGGACGCTCTACGATATTTGGCTTTGAAAATAATAGGAGGAAAAAGAGATATAATCACAAGATCATATTCTAAGGTAAAAAAAGAATTAGAAAATAGACCAATGTCTGCTTCTGATATTCGAAATAAAAGGTTAGAAAGGTTTGGCATAGACCCAAATAAATTTTCAAAAAGTTAG
- a CDS encoding tetratricopeptide repeat protein translates to MKSIFQIVFHTMLLLTLSFGLFSEENFMAGSHEDGERLLEESQYSKAENLAISLLTNNPSDPKAEFILTRAWIGLAREEKKRGNYDRAKQFFQKAYLKWPLNQELKAEIENLRKMPSQRGIGQVSFGKSSGSNTVILLDSEIYRSVQDIKEELNSILLQTRSYREQNDSLSAKEKFYQTVIVVIGLFSFMNLVFTFLLWRRK, encoded by the coding sequence ATGAAATCGATCTTTCAAATTGTTTTCCATACAATGCTTTTACTCACCCTTTCTTTTGGTTTATTTTCCGAGGAAAACTTTATGGCAGGAAGCCACGAAGACGGAGAAAGGCTACTCGAAGAAAGTCAATACTCCAAAGCCGAAAATCTCGCGATCTCGCTTCTCACAAATAACCCCTCGGACCCGAAAGCGGAATTCATTCTGACAAGAGCTTGGATTGGTCTCGCAAGAGAAGAAAAGAAGCGCGGGAATTACGACCGAGCGAAACAGTTCTTTCAAAAAGCATATCTCAAATGGCCTCTCAACCAGGAACTGAAAGCAGAAATAGAGAATTTGCGAAAAATGCCAAGTCAGAGAGGAATCGGGCAAGTATCTTTTGGAAAAAGTTCCGGTTCAAATACCGTGATTCTTTTGGATTCCGAGATTTACAGATCCGTCCAGGATATTAAAGAAGAATTGAACTCGATTCTTTTGCAGACAAGGTCTTATCGCGAACAAAATGACTCACTCTCCGCAAAGGAAAAGTTTTATCAGACTGTGATTGTTGTTATTGGTCTATTTTCTTTTATGAATTTGGTCTTCACGTTCTTACTGTGGAGAAGGAAATGA
- a CDS encoding ParB N-terminal domain-containing protein — MKIDYSDSFQIKQSDLIKHPNLISREIPKEEEDAFNEKIKSIGVTEAVIVVKHPTQNGKYWLLNGDRRSRGNKKAKHATILAKMVVSELTDDVRRYVMYSVNNDGLTMSDDDTVKAIIKEFGKERILKEFRGNISPEERKKLGPPLSEVITKSFGRSLRTNQRYLKEAKAILSGNEPTRVQLKDLDKKKLTTIHKIVKQVQTIDNQTKKLLNEKSKLAKQLKPFGGLKRAIELDLENQKKKKKLNTKK; from the coding sequence ATGAAAATAGACTACTCCGACTCCTTTCAAATCAAGCAATCTGACCTTATTAAACACCCTAACTTAATATCCAGAGAAATTCCCAAAGAGGAAGAAGATGCTTTTAATGAAAAAATTAAAAGTATTGGAGTGACTGAGGCTGTAATCGTCGTAAAACATCCGACTCAAAACGGGAAATATTGGCTTTTAAACGGAGATCGTAGATCAAGAGGGAATAAAAAAGCAAAACACGCGACGATATTAGCCAAAATGGTTGTTTCTGAACTAACAGATGATGTCCGCCGGTATGTGATGTATTCAGTCAATAATGACGGACTTACGATGAGCGATGACGATACGGTAAAAGCAATCATCAAAGAGTTCGGAAAAGAGAGGATACTCAAAGAGTTTAGAGGGAATATTTCACCTGAAGAAAGAAAGAAGTTAGGACCGCCTTTGTCTGAGGTGATTACAAAATCCTTTGGTAGATCTTTAAGGACAAATCAAAGATATTTGAAAGAAGCAAAAGCAATCCTTTCTGGAAATGAACCGACTCGGGTTCAGCTAAAAGATCTTGATAAGAAGAAACTTACAACGATTCACAAGATTGTAAAACAAGTACAAACTATTGATAATCAAACAAAAAAGCTGTTAAATGAAAAAAGTAAATTGGCGAAACAGTTAAAACCATTTGGAGGATTAAAACGCGCTATCGAGCTTGATTTAGAAAACCAAAAAAAGAAGAAGAAATTAAATACAAAAAAGTAG
- a CDS encoding DNA-methyltransferase: MDESLRNKIFVGDALEHLRTFPSDYFHTVISSPPYFRLRDYGHPGQIGIEDTPNEYIKRIVDVFREVRRVLHPEGTVWVNLGDSYNSGERKEREIKKEDSKNKSLLQSATRVFGLKKKDLIGIPWKVAFALQEDGWILRQDIIWSKPNPMPSAVKDRCTTSHEYIFLLTKSPKYYYDTDAISEPAVSLMPGHPSFRPQMLKSENRKRTVSWSKRGKTFQVIKERRNKRSVWTVPTAPSKTSHSATFPQELISNCIKAGTSKIGACRICGKQYRQKMISECDHPFDPVPPRVFDPFFGSGTTGVVSLNLGCEYTGIEIVPKFAEEAERRIGLRLF, translated from the coding sequence ATGGATGAAAGTCTAAGAAACAAGATTTTTGTAGGGGATGCTTTAGAGCACCTTCGAACATTTCCTTCCGATTATTTTCATACTGTCATCAGTTCACCACCTTATTTTCGTCTTAGGGACTATGGACATCCCGGTCAGATAGGGATAGAAGATACTCCTAACGAATACATAAAACGAATCGTCGACGTTTTTCGGGAAGTCAGAAGAGTTTTGCACCCGGAAGGGACAGTTTGGGTAAACCTGGGAGATTCATACAATTCAGGCGAAAGAAAGGAAAGAGAAATAAAGAAGGAGGATTCTAAAAATAAATCCTTACTTCAATCTGCGACTCGCGTTTTTGGCCTAAAGAAAAAAGATCTTATCGGAATTCCTTGGAAAGTGGCCTTTGCATTACAAGAAGATGGATGGATTTTACGCCAAGACATCATTTGGAGTAAACCAAACCCTATGCCTTCGGCGGTAAAAGATCGGTGCACAACTTCCCACGAATATATTTTCCTCTTAACTAAAAGTCCAAAATACTACTACGATACGGATGCAATTTCTGAACCGGCGGTTAGCTTAATGCCAGGGCATCCTAGTTTTCGTCCTCAAATGCTAAAGAGTGAAAATCGAAAACGGACTGTATCATGGAGTAAGAGAGGTAAAACTTTCCAGGTAATCAAAGAACGAAGAAACAAAAGATCAGTTTGGACTGTTCCGACGGCCCCTTCCAAAACTTCACATTCCGCAACCTTCCCACAAGAATTAATCTCAAATTGTATCAAGGCCGGAACCAGCAAAATAGGGGCTTGTAGAATTTGCGGTAAACAATACAGACAGAAAATGATCTCGGAATGTGATCATCCTTTTGACCCGGTTCCACCACGGGTCTTTGATCCATTTTTTGGATCTGGTACTACAGGGGTTGTGTCTTTAAATTTAGGTTGTGAATATACTGGAATCGAAATCGTTCCCAAATTTGCCGAAGAGGCGGAGCGTCGAATCGGTCTTAGGCTTTTCTAA
- a CDS encoding 3'-5' exonuclease, protein MKEGLQIVFLDLETTGLDVFRDRIVEIGMIALFWDGWVWRISKIFTSLVNPEMPIPLPATKIHGITDAMVENAPTLSKIQDRIKNTISDLPLCGYNIINFDIPLLKNEFARIGSLCPFPSQEIIDPYRIFRKRESGKHDLKSAVRFYAHIEPKIVHRAIYDCIGAIRVFKGQLFLYDEFNQANDPIQAMVDDSGVLFQS, encoded by the coding sequence ATGAAAGAAGGACTTCAAATCGTTTTTTTGGATCTTGAGACGACTGGTCTTGATGTATTCCGAGACCGAATTGTTGAAATTGGAATGATCGCTCTTTTTTGGGATGGATGGGTATGGAGGATTTCAAAAATCTTTACTTCTCTCGTAAACCCAGAAATGCCGATACCTTTACCTGCAACAAAAATCCATGGAATTACCGATGCTATGGTTGAAAACGCTCCAACTCTCTCTAAAATTCAGGACAGAATAAAAAATACGATTTCAGACTTACCGCTATGCGGATATAATATAATCAATTTTGATATTCCGCTTTTAAAAAACGAATTTGCCAGGATTGGATCTTTGTGTCCTTTTCCTTCACAAGAAATAATTGATCCATATAGAATTTTTAGGAAACGAGAATCGGGAAAACATGATTTAAAATCGGCAGTCCGGTTTTATGCTCATATTGAGCCAAAAATCGTTCACCGCGCGATATACGATTGTATCGGAGCCATTCGAGTATTTAAGGGCCAACTCTTTCTGTACGATGAATTCAATCAAGCAAATGACCCAATTCAAGCTATGGTGGATGATTCCGGAGTGCTGTTCCAATCATGA
- a CDS encoding helix-turn-helix domain-containing protein codes for MTIKERLESIEEEYNLTHDEFANEIGCSRRQYYAYKKGELAIPDLRLDKIESKFNVRREWIIEEKGEKYITDEFSELDKKIKLIKKLESYGILNYLESLPPNPPKSKKTTLQEFLRYFLSRFADDEK; via the coding sequence ATGACAATAAAAGAACGCCTCGAAAGCATCGAAGAAGAATACAACCTTACTCACGACGAGTTTGCGAATGAAATTGGATGCTCGAGGAGACAGTATTATGCTTACAAAAAAGGCGAGCTTGCAATTCCGGACTTGCGATTGGATAAAATTGAATCTAAGTTCAATGTTCGTCGGGAATGGATTATAGAGGAGAAGGGAGAAAAGTATATTACTGATGAGTTTAGTGAATTAGACAAAAAGATTAAGTTGATTAAGAAGCTAGAGTCCTACGGAATTTTGAACTATCTCGAGTCCTTACCCCCGAACCCTCCGAAGTCGAAGAAGACGACTCTTCAAGAATTTCTGCGCTACTTTCTATCTCGTTTTGCTGACGATGAAAAGTAG
- a CDS encoding ATP-binding protein — MVLDKIISKREGKVDCPTCKGVGIYLTEKTARDSFSVLTLCSCISEGCPCEGKQPWMVFDTTKRKMAPCVCHGARMELGKFETLFNKSGIPPKYKFRTFNQMDQDESIGIQFTIAHDWSSELVKNWNNPDLENEGLYLWGIPGTGKTMLACGILNEMIFRYQENCKYAKINRDFFDKIRDSYQKGSELHGKESSIEVEFANVPILVLDDFGVQRDTDWSNSKLYDLIDARYEQGRVTIVTSNFPLSNFKNQSEGRVYSRLCEMTKELSLSECKDYREKLSTMKN, encoded by the coding sequence ATGGTTTTAGATAAAATTATTTCAAAACGAGAAGGAAAAGTCGATTGCCCAACTTGTAAAGGAGTCGGGATTTATTTGACTGAAAAAACGGCTAGAGATTCATTTAGTGTGTTGACTCTTTGCTCGTGCATTTCCGAAGGCTGCCCCTGTGAAGGAAAACAACCATGGATGGTATTCGATACCACAAAGAGAAAGATGGCGCCTTGTGTTTGCCACGGCGCTCGAATGGAACTCGGGAAATTTGAAACTTTATTTAACAAATCAGGAATCCCGCCTAAATATAAATTTCGAACATTCAACCAAATGGATCAGGACGAAAGTATCGGAATTCAGTTTACGATAGCTCACGACTGGAGTTCTGAACTCGTAAAAAACTGGAACAATCCAGATTTAGAGAATGAAGGTTTGTATCTCTGGGGAATTCCGGGAACAGGCAAAACTATGCTTGCTTGTGGGATATTAAACGAGATGATATTTCGGTATCAGGAGAATTGCAAATATGCTAAAATAAATCGGGACTTCTTTGATAAGATACGAGATTCATATCAAAAAGGTTCTGAGCTTCATGGAAAAGAAAGTTCGATCGAAGTAGAGTTCGCAAATGTACCAATCCTTGTATTAGATGATTTCGGAGTTCAAAGAGATACCGACTGGTCAAATTCAAAATTGTATGATCTCATCGATGCGCGATATGAACAAGGCCGAGTAACGATAGTTACTTCAAATTTCCCATTGTCGAATTTCAAAAACCAATCTGAAGGTAGAGTTTATTCTCGATTATGTGAAATGACGAAAGAGTTATCTCTTTCTGAGTGCAAAGATTACCGGGAAAAACTTTCAACTATGAAAAATTGA
- a CDS encoding DNA-methyltransferase: protein MKYKVSVGASDRILKRTFVKEEHENSIDCIVTSPPYFQKRNYLPEGHPYSNLEIGREAAPWEYFFHLSQVFRESKRRLKKTATVFVNIGDSFRHGCALRIPSGFIDMMQEEGFLFVQEIVWAKSISTDEGNIGSCKPESVSRRFTNSHEYALFFVLDLDSYYFDYRSVSVPLGGIHHSGSTLSALLKSMGADEHGQYEGKGLKDYLDFKAENPSEIKKRILENKKRDHDFTARRRSVWKIPTPNSKGQHSAVGPERLFEICVLAGCPKGGTVLDPFMGEGTVGKVALENGRNFYGIELNEINVLDADLLLSNVLSKSKEDK from the coding sequence ATGAAATACAAAGTATCCGTTGGCGCTTCGGACAGAATTCTAAAAAGGACGTTTGTAAAAGAAGAACATGAAAATAGTATCGATTGTATAGTAACTTCGCCACCTTATTTCCAGAAAAGAAACTATCTTCCCGAAGGTCATCCGTATTCGAATTTAGAGATTGGCCGGGAAGCGGCTCCTTGGGAATATTTTTTTCATCTTAGTCAAGTATTTCGAGAATCAAAAAGAAGATTAAAAAAAACTGCAACCGTCTTTGTAAATATTGGCGATTCGTTTAGACACGGTTGTGCACTTCGAATTCCTTCCGGATTTATCGACATGATGCAAGAAGAGGGATTTCTATTTGTTCAAGAGATTGTCTGGGCAAAATCAATTTCGACGGATGAAGGAAATATAGGTTCATGCAAACCGGAATCTGTTAGTCGAAGGTTTACAAATTCACACGAATACGCACTTTTTTTCGTTTTGGATCTTGATAGTTATTATTTCGATTATCGGTCAGTTTCAGTCCCGCTTGGAGGAATTCATCACTCAGGGTCTACTCTTTCGGCTTTATTAAAATCAATGGGGGCAGACGAACACGGGCAATATGAAGGGAAAGGGCTAAAAGATTATTTGGATTTTAAGGCAGAAAATCCGTCTGAAATCAAAAAGAGAATTTTAGAAAATAAAAAACGAGATCATGATTTTACCGCAAGACGAAGATCCGTTTGGAAAATTCCAACTCCAAATTCTAAAGGACAACACTCGGCAGTCGGACCTGAGAGACTATTTGAAATCTGTGTTCTCGCGGGATGTCCGAAAGGTGGAACCGTTCTGGATCCCTTTATGGGAGAGGGGACAGTCGGTAAGGTAGCCTTAGAAAACGGAAGGAATTTCTACGGAATCGAACTAAACGAAATCAATGTTTTGGACGCTGACCTTCTTCTATCGAATGTTCTTTCGAAATCGAAAGAGGACAAATAA
- a CDS encoding phage antirepressor KilAC domain-containing protein has protein sequence MTLFSHPEFKNVWFEGGSRNVSESNLQNLEYREMYAMLTVRQAYILAKQIPLSNSNFDTENRFLKALRKEFEKQENQNRNPYFIEERNLNPAYQAEVKTNNKEYGRLLKSEGELTLQETSAILAIPKLGRNNLTRLLRERGIFGKNNIPVRYHVERGRFRIVQVPYETTLQGRPVNRYYKETVVTQKGIKFLLKELAKSNLETDEFSQNLQSLEADRAV, from the coding sequence ATGACATTATTTTCTCACCCTGAATTTAAAAACGTCTGGTTCGAGGGAGGAAGTCGAAATGTCTCCGAATCCAATTTGCAAAACTTGGAATATCGTGAGATGTACGCCATGCTTACCGTAAGGCAAGCATATATTTTAGCGAAACAAATTCCTTTGAGTAACAGTAACTTTGATACAGAAAATCGGTTTCTTAAAGCTCTTCGAAAGGAATTCGAAAAACAAGAAAACCAGAATCGAAATCCTTACTTCATAGAAGAACGAAATCTAAACCCTGCCTATCAGGCTGAGGTAAAAACAAACAATAAAGAATATGGAAGGCTACTCAAATCGGAAGGGGAGCTAACTCTTCAGGAAACTTCGGCAATTTTAGCAATACCGAAGCTCGGAAGAAATAACCTTACAAGACTTCTAAGGGAACGGGGAATCTTTGGAAAAAACAATATCCCGGTAAGGTATCATGTGGAAAGGGGAAGGTTTCGAATAGTCCAGGTGCCGTATGAAACAACCCTTCAGGGTAGACCTGTAAATCGTTACTACAAAGAGACGGTCGTGACCCAAAAAGGAATAAAATTCCTCTTAAAAGAACTCGCGAAGAGTAATCTCGAAACAGACGAATTCAGTCAAAATTTGCAATCTCTTGAGGCCGATCGAGCGGTATAG
- a CDS encoding ParA family protein, whose translation MKIIPICSGKGGVGKTTNTIYLGQTLSHLGYKVLVIDFDFNRSLSKFMFSHFKINQNEAISKNSFNMLSDTDSFENYIFKTGQGIDFIPAVDRLKKVDLEFYDDPRLKFRFEKLLRNLNYDFILLDLHNVVNVVLLAALHCADHVISPLEYGTWSLDGTDDMLKVFKETEAGLKKKIKFTVVPSRISKNKIEELIEVCEHNGLYVSKFANINDNTVHTASNLGEFLNPKKHSAFDRFLILANEVANGRKK comes from the coding sequence ATGAAAATTATACCAATTTGTTCCGGGAAAGGTGGTGTAGGCAAAACCACAAACACTATTTATCTAGGGCAGACCTTATCTCACCTTGGGTATAAAGTTTTAGTCATAGACTTTGATTTCAACAGAAGCCTTAGCAAATTTATGTTTTCCCACTTCAAAATAAATCAAAATGAAGCCATCTCCAAAAATTCATTCAACATGCTCTCAGACACCGATAGTTTTGAAAATTATATCTTCAAGACAGGGCAAGGAATTGATTTCATCCCCGCAGTCGATAGACTTAAAAAAGTGGATTTAGAATTTTATGACGATCCTCGGTTAAAATTTAGATTCGAAAAATTATTAAGAAACTTGAATTACGATTTCATCTTACTGGATCTTCATAACGTCGTAAATGTGGTTCTCTTAGCAGCGCTTCACTGCGCCGACCATGTAATTTCACCATTAGAATATGGAACATGGAGCCTTGACGGAACAGATGATATGCTTAAAGTTTTCAAAGAAACGGAGGCCGGATTAAAGAAAAAAATAAAATTCACGGTAGTTCCCTCACGAATTTCTAAAAATAAGATAGAAGAGCTTATTGAAGTTTGTGAACACAATGGTTTATATGTAAGTAAATTTGCAAATATTAATGACAACACTGTCCATACAGCTTCAAACTTAGGTGAGTTTTTAAATCCGAAAAAACATTCTGCGTTTGATCGCTTTTTAATTTTAGCAAACGAGGTTGCAAATGGTAGAAAAAAATAA